The DNA sequence tgATACAAAGTCTTGCAATGATCTTGGAAAAGGTATAAAGAACAAATGAAGCCACAAATAAGTACATACTTtataattcaatttatatgaacTTTAGGAAAGACAAATCTAACCCATAATGACAGAAATCAGATTCCTTGATGCTTGGATAGAAGAAAAGGGATTGGATGGGAAGGGGctaaagaaaatgtttggaggtgatagaaatgttctaaattttgATCAAGGAGGTGGTTACATGGGTAAATGTATAtctttgtcaaaattcatcaaaatatACAACTAAAATGGGTGCATTTTAATATGTGTAAATTTTACCTCGAggaagttgattttttaaatagctcCCTTATACCTCTACAACTTGATTTCTTCTAAATAAAAGCACTATAAAAAGTCAAAATAGAtctagaaataatgaaagaatcaTTTTCAAAAGTAACAGAGTTTAATTTGATATAAATAAGCAAAAGCTAAATAAACACcttgaaaatatatttggaagctCAAAACCACTAGAATGCATAAAACACATATGTGATATATTGTTTCCTGGTGGTGATAACCCACAGAACAGTATAAATTAAGAGAGTAGCTTTGCACAGCTGTACCTGCTCCAGAAACTGAGTCTGCGCCCCAAACTGTACTCTTTACTAGTGAAAATGGGAACCTTTCTTCCAACTTTTACAGGTTCTATTatgatcttttcctttctttacaatAGCTAATCAGTCCCTTTCTTTAATGCAGAAGCCTTCCCAGTTCCATGCCATTTAGCCTGATTTTGATTGTTTACTTTTGCACTTTCATTAAGGATTTGGCATGACTGAGTATGTAGCCCTAATGCCAATCATATGTATGATTTCATGAAAACTACTTGTGACTGCCTGAGCTGCTTCATGGCACTTTTTACCTCCTCATTCCTCAAGGTATAAATGAGAGGATTCAGCAAAGGGGTGACCACTGTGTAAAAGACAGACACCACCTTGTCGATGGAGAAGCTGGTGTCTGGCCGTGTGTAGATGAAGATACATGGTCCAAAGAAGAGGGCAACCACCATAAAGTGAGCTGAGCAGGTGGATAGGGCTTTCCGGCACCCCTCAGCTGACTGTTTTCGCAGAGAAACTAGGATGACCGTGTAGGAGGTAACCAAGGCCAGGAAACAGGTCAGGGAGATGGTTCCACTGTTGGACACAATCAGCATTCCCGTCAGGTATGTGTCTGTGCAGGCCAGCTTGATGACAGGAGGCACGTCACAGAAGTAGCTGTCAATAATGTTGGGTCCACAGTAAGGTAGGCGAATGGTCAAGAAAGTCTGCACCAGTGAGTGAATGGTGCCCCCTATCCAGAGAGCAAAGACAAGATGCACGCAGACCCTCATGTTCATCACATTGGGGTAGTGTAATGGGGAGCAGATGGCTACATAACGATCATAGGCCATAATCGTCAGCAGAAAGATCTCAGCACAGGCAAAAAGATGTAGGAAGAAGAGCTGTGCAATGCAGTTGTCAAAAGAAATGGTCTTTCTCTCTAAAAGCAAACCCTCCAGCATCTTGGGTACAGTGACAGATGAGTGGCAGATGTCGATTAAGGACAGATTGctcaggaagaaatacatgggggCATGGAGTCGTGGAGTAAAGAATGTAGTAACCATGATAAGAATGTTCCCCAAAAGGGTTAGCACGTAAGTGACAGAGAATGCCATGAAAAATAGTCTCTCCAGTACCCAGTTATCAGTGAGTCCCAGGAAGACAAATTCCATCACTCTTGTTTGATTTAGAAGGTCCATCCAACAAGCTTTAAAACAACCTTGGGGAAAAAACAATTCCATGATTAGGAATGGAACTAATCAAAGTGACTCTGCATTCCTGTCTGAATTGCTTATTTATTATCAGGGCATAAATAATATAAGACCAATTTAATAAGAATTGCTACAATATACCACTTATGCATCAGGAGCCACCCCGGCATTTCATTTACTACAACACCATGGCATAGGCATTACTATTCCTGCCTTGCACATGAGGTGAGGGTGCCCTGACAAGAATAAATAAGTTGTCCAAAACCCTTAGCCATTAATTAGCTGGCTCTTTGCATTTCAGTCCAAACCATTTATAACATCAAGTTCTTATTCTGAAATACAACCCCCAGCTAAAATAATTTAGTATTTCCTTCTTCCTATCAAATTAAATGTACATTTCAAAGCCCCCAACAGTCCACTGCACACTGATTTTGCCTATTGGgtgtccttttcttcttcctaagTATTCTTCTCCCCAGCCAAACAAGTAACTATGCTTCACGGATACTATCTCCACCTCCCTACTTTCTGACATCTTTGCCTTTATTTATTCTGATACCTCTGATCAGAAAACACATCCTCTTACTGCGGGAAATCCCCTCACCTCATTGCTGACGGCTAAAAcactctttttcctttaaaactatCTCAAAGAGTTACCTTTAAGAAAACTTTCCTGATATAAGCACTCAAATtctatctttttcctttcttttaatgcACTTAAtgttaataaaagtaaaataagataTTCGTGTTTTCTCTTactgttaaaattttaacttactgttaaaattttcttaaaagcaaTAACCACATGACTTTTCCCTTGCAGCACTTAGCATAGCATCTCGCACacagtatatattaaaaaaaaacgtttatttgAACTAAACCTAAAAAAGAATTCAATCCTTTATTGGCTCCACAATGGAGCCAATAAGTAACTTAAgatgcttaatttttttaattctgtaataTGATTTGTAGGAGATAACATTGCATCAATATAAAATTATGCTAATTTTCTGTACTGAtttattggcaaaaaaaaaaactataacagCCAGGAAATAATtaccataaaatatttatacttgAGTCAATTATTTTCACTTAGTATTATATAGGTGAACGACATTTCATCACATTTGCCAAAATTTATGTACCCATTCCACTATTTGTGGCCTTTCATGATGCTTCTAATTTctcactattaaaaataataataccacttaaaacataaatcagatcaCAACAGCCCACTAAGCAAAATCATCTAGTGATTCCTCATTTCACACATTGTAAACTTGAGGTCTTTACAAAAGCCTAAGGTCCTAAATGACACAGCTCTCCATTACCTCTCTGACTTATCTCCCACTGCTCTCCCTTCATTGAGTCAGCTCCAATCACGTTGTCCTCCTCACTATTTTCAGGAATGCTCAGAACCAAGCCTGACTTTAGGATCTTTGCACTAGCTCTTTCCTTTGCTTAGAACCTCTTCCTCCAGAAATCCCAAGTCAACGCTCAATCCCATagtctttgctcaaatatcaccttttcAATGAGGCTTACACTGACCAACCTACAAAACTACAAGTCACCCACAATCCTCAGCATTCCTGGTCACCTTTACGTGAtctcctttcttatttttgaaatatcaatCATATTTTAACATACTATAAAATGTACTCATTTAATGTATCTATTGTTTATCATTGTCTTTTGCTGCTAACAGGTAAACTTAAGGAGatctttgtctattttgttcactgaaATATCCAAATTACTTAGAAAAGTGCACAGAAGTACATAGTagtagctcaataaatatttttgaatggctGTAacttctccagtattttaaattaCCCCTTTAGGAAGagtttattagaaatgcaaacacTGGCttgccttagtttcctagggctactttagcaaagtaccacagactggatgacttaaaacaacagaaatttattgtctcacagttctagagcCTAGGAGTCTGAAATAAAGTTATCAtaagggccatgctccctctcaAATCTGTAGGAACGACTCTGTGTCATGCtgctctcctgacttctggggatgatAACAATCCTTGCTGTCCCTTGGCTTGGAATTTAATTCAATCTCTGCCTTGTAGTTACATGGttgtcttctctctctgcctgtgTTTCTTCTTCCCtgtttataaggacaccagtcatactggattaagggcccaccctactctagtgtgaactcattttaattccatctacaatgatcctatttccaaataaactcACATTCTGAAGCACTGGGATTAGGACTTAAACATATTCTTTTGGAGAAAACATTAAACTCAGAACATGGCTCCAAAGGTTATACTTCAAAATACAGTATTGCCagatttctttctgaaatttttcaGTGTTAAGCAATTCACTCATGGTCATTCAGCAGTTGGTTGAAATGGTTGGATTTTTTAGTCTACACATTTAACCACTGAGGCTTGCAGCCTAAAATATCTTAAACCAAAAAACAAGGTGACCTTTAAGGTTTAACTCTGTGCCCcttgaaggaaggaaatatcTCCTTCATCTTTCTAGCCACTTATCAAActacctggcacagagtaggaaCTCATTAAATACTTGAGTTAATTGAAAGAAGAATGTTTTAAGTAACATTGCAAGTAAGAAGCCACACTTTGGGGGCAATTGTTGAGTGCATCAAAATAATCCCCCAAATGATACAGGAAACCAGTagaagaaatgttcatttcaaAGGGGCAATTGAACTAGAAATGCATCATCACCTTGTAAATGGTTATGTGATAGAACTTCATATTCTTCATGAGTGactgaaggtcaatgaaattTTGTCCCTTCTACTTTCTCCCAAGAGCTCTGGAATTTCCATAGGTGCTCCTTGATACAGACAGTGataattttccccttttcaagTCATTTTTCTGAGGACTATGGCGACTTGCCAGAGATCACACATGATGAGCAGCAGAGCCTTCTGTACCTCCTGACTTCTGAGTTTCAGCCTGGTCATCTGCCAATTATCTGATAAACCTattcccctctttctctccttcattctctttgtTTACAACTCATCTCCATTTCAGCACTGCAGGCTCGACCTTTGGCAAAGACACACTTTGAGAAGTCTTATTTTGCCAAAAGGGACCCGAGTTTCCATTTTAGTCAACCACCATCACTTTAGCTTCAAATACATTTGTAACATCTTAAACTGCCAAGGTCTTGCTTGGTATGAGAGAACTGCTGCCTGTATCATTCATATGTCAGGGATTTACACCCTAGAAAGGAAACAAGATAGAAGCCCATAGAGTCACACTTTGAACTTTGAAAGCTTTACTTCTCTAACAAAATGGACCGCAACCAAGGCTCAAAAATGTTTCATGGCTTACCCAGGGTCACATAGCCTTGGAGTAGCAGGATTGGAACTCTATCCAGTTCTCTTGTCCCTGGATCTTTCACTTGCCTTAATTTCAGCTCTCCACATCTTCCCTAGAATAACCCAAATCTAATCTGTACACTGACTTTCAAAACTTGGAAAGTACAGGCTTTCTCTGGTAGTAGTAAGGACCCCCTCATTTAGACTAAGAGATAAATAAGCAAAGAAAGGGACCATCTgccaatagaaaatatttattcctttttgggAAGGTTGGATCATATTCAACATTCATTTTGTAAACATTTTGTAAGTGTTTATTATACTCCAGAGGCTGTGCTAGGGATGCAAATACAAAAAGGCACAGAGAAGGATGATTATCTCGATCTCCTTCACACCCAAGATTCTATAATCTTATGGCTTTTTCAATAAGTATGACAAAGGACAGTAGCTATGGCAAAATCTAGAAAGCTGCAGGTCATAATCCCAAGCATTTTGAAGAATCCTGGAGAGCATATCTGCCTGTGtatctgcatgtgtgtgtatgattGTGTATAAGTGCCTGCACAgatagcaacacattaaaaatgtatatggagTCCTCAGACAGAAGACAGGTTAAAATAATTCTCATAAGTTGAAATACCCTCTATTAAACCCCTAAACTTATTTGATGTAATCAGACAAGTAGTTGTGATAGGGTTTTGCTTAGTACCATGTACctgtattaatatatatatattcatattcatgAAGGGCATGGCAAATAATCCAGGTAAATAGATGGTAAAACTTACCAATTTTCTCCAGTTACTTAGGGATGATTTAGCTATATGTTAtaatgttctttcattcatttttctctccaatttctttccagaaataaaacagaaaaagcaaaatttttaaaaacataaaatgcaaaCACCTTGACTTGAATATTAGTGACTGACTTTCTTTGTAAAAATATCTTCACCTTTTTAATATTGGTCCCTGGATTTTTAATCCTTTTCCTCCTCtacaaattttgtatttttcttttctaatacttTTGCCTTCTTTCTGTCATGTAAAGTACACTAAGCTTATTTGTAATTTCCACTTAAAATTAGTAACTACGATAGTTACCATTagaactgcatttttttttctttttcccttcttttattctttatattttggggtttttttttttagaactgtATTTTAACACATCCCAGAATCTATTACTCAAAggccattcattcactcaacatatATTAGTGAAGGAAAGTGATTACATCtaattaatagaaataaatagCATATTTGGTGGGATATAACCTGATTctaattttaagtttaaaatttagTGTCAGgaacatataaacatttttaaggagTCCTTGTCAAATTAAAGCCAATTAGTCTTAGGTTCTGTTCTGTCCAGCTTAACTAATAAAGACTGTCAAGCAAAGCCCTATGTTGtcattattatatataaaaagttggattttgtttctttttgcttgtttaaCCAAATCATATATCACATGTCTGTGTACATGTGGGCAAATAACTTTCAAAATCTGGAAAATAGGTAATAATTCAACTTCTTTAATTACCTTCcttacaattgtcttcaagatgAGAATGTGCTGCAGTTTATGAAAATAGGAAGACCACAGCTAAACCTTTCCTTGAAGATCCAAttatcttcctctctccctcaaCATCTTCCTTAAATAAGTAACAATAATCACTGTCATGTTACAAAGGTGTGTCGGAAGAAAGATAAGAAAGTACAGTGtcatcaaatcaaatcaaaagcTGATTAAACTCTGGCTCTCTGGTAAAGGTCAAagaaatattcttccatttataatcagtagCATtgtttaaacaacaagaattatttatcttatttgtttaaaataaatttctcagtTGACATCAGATAATTACTACCTACTCCTGTACCTCCTTTAATGCTTCGATTCTCCTTTTATATGCTGTTTCAGAGACCTAGGTTGTAAAATCATTGAGCACAAAGCTCTGCATAAGCTGAATTTCAAGCTTGATAGCTTTGGGACTTCTATATATCTGACATAGAATTTTGAAGTGATCATTACATGACTATAATTGAACGTGCTATGAATGACTGCTCAAGGGTattattaaaagtttttaatttcaaaagcatTTCCTGCTATTAGTCTCACTCATTTAGCCATTTAATAAGTGGACAATAAGGCCAGCAGCCTCCAAATATGGAAGAGTTCCAAACTTTTGGTAATTAGCATGACATCTGTTTGTGTAGCCACTGTATTAACCACTGCAACGCCAGCGGTTCAAAGTCCACTGACAAGAAAAACCTTACCCATGAAAACTAAGTAAACTGGTACCAATGCCACTTCCACATGTGCCCAAGGTGCCAATATGCAGCCTAGAATTAACTTGGTTTCCAGAAATATATTACTCGATACCTCTTCAATTGTCTCTTCTACTGTTTGGGTGGgttcaaagaaaattatattctcCTCACTTTACAGACTGTCTTGGTGAGGTATACTCTATAAGTAAGACAAAAATATTAAGATGTATTTTAAccaatagtttttttaaaatgctagcCCTTGCTACTTCTTAAGTCTTCTCCACCACACCCTAAAATTAGCAAATGTATCCCCATATTGTTCTGAGTTGATCAGGCCTAGTTTACAATGACAAGACTTAAATTATCAGGAATTCACCATGTATCCCAGGCCTAAACTCGCTGTACTGTAGACCCATTTGCAGAGACCACAATGTCCTCACCAAGGAGTAAAATCACTACATCTCCTTGCTCTTCATAGAACCCTGGTTCCACATTCTATATTACTCATCCCAACCTCCTCATAGAAAAGGTACCCAGGACAAGtagtggagaaagaaagaaaaaaaaaaagtaaagagtcACTAAGAAATTCCAAGCAGGCGCTGAACACTGTTGAAAAATACAAACTTGGTAGAAACAAGAAATTGTTATAAAGAGACTAATAGAGATATggcaaagaaaaaggagagacagtgctttttctgtttttccatctCCTCTGGATGCGAGCTTAGGAAAAatgagaagggagaggaagatCTTAAGTTGATAGAGTGAAGttattataaaatgggaattaaaGGTACTCAGACTCTGTTTCATTGAAATCATTTACAGAAGCAGGGGCAAGATTTTGGCTTAGGAAACttctggtttttgttgttgttggtttcttttattCATTGAACAACATTCGTTGGTGCCTTATTTGTGCCAGGCCATATGCTGAaaaccaaatgtccattagtTGGTGTGAGCTAGATTGCTTGAAGAGGAGAATTGAGCTGAAGAACAACAACAAAGTAAGTGTAaataagaggaagagaaaagacaagAGGCATCAGAAAAGCCAGAGAAATTGAAGTGAATGTAATATATGCAGTAAACAAATACCGGGCTATCCTAGAAGGAGGTCAGGACACTTTGGAACATAGTGGAAAATAAAGCCAGACAGATAGAGAGGGAAGCCAGTCAGGAGGATTTAAATTGATGTCAGACAATTGGCACTCAGTGAAATTTCTTGAGCAGATGAGTGGTATGATGAAAGTAGGGTTTTGGAAGATGTTCCTGACATCATACTAGAAGACTATAAGGCAGCTAGAACCTGGAAATAGGGAGATTAGGATAGTAATAATCATTTGGTTCTCAAAAAATAATATGACATATCATATAATTATTTGAGAAAAGTATTTGCCAGCTTTTGTTAGACATCTACACATGCACACTATTTTAAATTCAAGTTATTTTATAGCAAATGATGAAAAACAACAGCATCCCATTTTTTTCTCCCCAGAGAAAACACTTTCAACTCTTCTAGCATTTTCATTTACCTTCATATTTCCAAACAAATttatgcaatttttctttttattttattcttacactCATCCACCACCACACCTGCACACATCTTCTCACTATAATTATAGGtatataattataaatctatattttgtatttattttattatgaatttataaatattcatgGTGTATGCtacaattacatttcttttctttatagcattttattttacctcaatttaatgattctttcattttatagttTGCTTGGTTCTCTATGTACCTATTATTAGGTCTTCCCCAGACtctatttagatattttaatctctttcacAAGAAAGTGCTACacagcaggccatggtggctcagcaggcagagttctcgcctgccatgcctgagacccaggttggTTCCCTGGTGCCTGTCCAGGCCAAAAAAACTGCTCCATAATTCACACTTTTTGGGGGAGAGATTGCCCCAGAGCCCTTCATCCTCCAGCTCCAGTTCAGACTGAGAACTTTCTGAGCCTTTCTCACACTTCTTTTGTCCTAAGATCTCACACCGCCATCATTCTGGTGGGTCTCTTCATCTCTCTCTTGTGTGGATTACTACTATTCTTGAACCCCAtgtctttcactttcttggtttACAAAAATTTTTTGGTAGTTCATATATTCCAATGACTTCCTGGAAAAAGGTGCATTGATGCCAAATTTTAAAGACCATTCCTctatgaaaatatctttttgcTACCATTATTCTTGACTGATGGCTGGGTGGTTATAGAATTCCAGATTAAAAATCATAttccttcagaattttgaaagaagtgCTCCTTTGCCATCTGTTTACCAGCATTGCTGTTAAGTAATCAATGCCAATCCAATTCCCAATCCTTCCCAATTGAGCTGAGTTTTTTGTCTGGAAGTTTGTCCCCAATGTTCTGCAGTTTCATAATGAATGACACTGGCATGCCTTTTCTTTAATGTATTGTGCCAGGTACTCAGTAGGCCCTTTCATTCTGAAAATGCATCTTCTTCTATTCTaggaaattttcttgaatttttcattggtagctttctttctttcattttctctgatttcttcaaaaaaaaaaaaaccttatttggcagtttgaatctgttatgtaccccagtatggccatgttcttttacttcgttcctgtgggtgtagacctattgtaggtgggaccttttgattaggttgttcctaCTGAGATGTGTCCCGCCTCATTCAGGGTAGGTATTGATcttcttgctggagtcctttataagaagacaAAACGCATATAGAAGCTAAAGGTGAAATTCAGAGAatcacccagagaagtttaggaAAGAGCCACAGCTGAAGAAGCCAAAAGCTGAAGCCAAAAGCAGGAGAGAAGGATcggcagatgttaccatgtgccttgctacctgacagaggagcccaagctcaggGTAACTTGTCtgcagagaaggtatcatcttatcgaagccataatttggacataaatctccattgtaaaagccaacccatttattgtatattgcatttcatcaactttagcaaaccaagaccCCTTATATTAGGAAATTGGACCTCTTAGGTTGATCCTCTAAATCTCTTTCATCTCTTATTGTCCACCTCTTTATCTGTTTCTCTCCACGACAGATTTCCTCAATTTTATCCACGAAAACTTCTATTGACTATTTCATTTTTgctattatgtttttaatttccaagaagtttttttctctctaaatgagtttaaaagttttctgaaagattaatttacagattcacaactcagatttttttttcatggcctcCTGAACCCTCACTTTATATTTTAGCTCTTaggatttccttttctcttccctctagTATCTCTGCTATTAAACCCTCTGGATCCCATGCAGCTAGTAAACCCACCTGGGTCTTGTATAGGTATATTATTGGTGGTGATCTGCCCTACAAACTTGTATTCTATGACTCCTGAAGATTCTTTGGTTCCTAGTCTTATTGAAGATATCATTTGTGGGTACTTTTCTCCTGTTATCCTAACTGCtctgtttttattagagaatttggggagaataaaaaatatcttgCTTGTAATCTTTTCCATAACAGATATTCTCGGTGTCACtttatatcccctttttaattacCATTTCTGTGCACACCAATTCAACTTTCAATTGCCACCCCTGCAACTCTTAGACTGAAGGCTCTCTCTATCCATTGGAATCTGTCATGCCTACTCCAAAGGGAAAGGTGTAAGCACCAGGGAAGTGCTGGAGCAGCCCACCACGGGTAGCTTTCAAGCAGGGCCTGAAAGGAATTGGTAGAGAAACATCCAGTTCCTTTGCCCCTTAAGTGAGATAACTTTGGGGCTCCTGCTCTGCACTGGATCCCAGGGTTCTCTGgatgattaacaaggtgataaaTGGCTTGATAACATACACTTTAttaccttctt is a window from the Tamandua tetradactyla isolate mTamTet1 chromosome 14, mTamTet1.pri, whole genome shotgun sequence genome containing:
- the OR4E2 gene encoding olfactory receptor 4E2, translated to MDLLNQTRVMEFVFLGLTDNWVLERLFFMAFSVTYVLTLLGNILIMVTTFFTPRLHAPMYFFLSNLSLIDICHSSVTVPKMLEGLLLERKTISFDNCIAQLFFLHLFACAEIFLLTIMAYDRYVAICSPLHYPNVMNMRVCVHLVFALWIGGTIHSLVQTFLTIRLPYCGPNIIDSYFCDVPPVIKLACTDTYLTGMLIVSNSGTISLTCFLALVTSYTVILVSLRKQSAEGCRKALSTCSAHFMVVALFFGPCIFIYTRPDTSFSIDKVVSVFYTVVTPLLNPLIYTLRNEEVKSAMKQLRQSQVVFMKSYI